The following proteins are encoded in a genomic region of Ailuropoda melanoleuca isolate Jingjing chromosome 10, ASM200744v2, whole genome shotgun sequence:
- the LOC100475340 gene encoding integrin alpha-M, which translates to MTHRFLLLPALVLLCDGFNLETEKAAIFQENARSFGHSVVQLEGSGFVVGAPQEIKAANQTGGLYQCDYSTGKCDPIRLRVPLEAVNMSLGLSLAFATKPFRLLACGPTVHQTCKENTYVNGLCFLFGPNLWQQPQSFPEKIRECPRQDSDIAFLIDGSGSINPIDFQRMKEFVSTVMDRFKNSKTLVGEAFDNPKHREELNTIASKPARDHVFRVNNFEALKTIQNQLQEKIFAIEGGGTQSGGTSSFEHEMSQEGFSAAITSNGVLLGAVGSFDWAGGAFLHVSKDKFTFINTTRIDADMNDAYLGYAAEVITRSRVQNLVLGAPRYQHIGLVVMFKENAGAWEATSVIKGSQIGSYFGASLCSVDINRDGSSDLVLIGAPHYYDQTRGGQVSVCPLPRGRAKWQCGDVLRGEQGHPWGRFGAAMTVLGDVNGDKLTDVAIGAPGEQENQGAVYLFHGTSGPGIRLSHSQRIQGSQVSPGLQYFGQSLSGGQDLTMDGLVDLAIGAQGRVLLLRSQPVLSLEVTMDFIPKEVARSVFECHEKVEKGQIAGDVKVCLRVRKNTRDRLGEGEIQSTVTYDLALDPSLPHPRVVFDASKNSTRRQTRIMKLNRECESLKLLLVYCVEDSVAPIVLHFNYSLMGEPLSSFKDLQPVLAVDAQRHFTALFPFEQNCGNDSICHDDLSITFTFMGLDTLVVGGPRDFNVTLTVRNQGEDSYRTQVTIFYPPGLSYRRVSIAQKPLSWRRWRLTCESDDSTNGPEGLKNSSCSIHHPIFPNSSEVTFNITFGVQSDASFGNRILLKANVTSENNTTRTNKTEFQLELPVKYTVFVVVTSHETSTKYLNFIAEEKTSHSTEHKYELNNLGQRSLPISVVFWVPTKLNNVTVWDNPQLSFSKNISSTCHTEERDPLLSDFLLELEKTPVVNCSIAVCQRIQCDILSFDIQEKVNITLQGKLSFDWYIKTSTNYLQVVSKAEVSFDNSKFAVLPGQEAFLKAQTETKVELNEVHNPVPLIVGSSVGGLVLLALITAALYKLGFFKRQYKDMMSEAGPEDAQPQ; encoded by the exons CCTTGGTCTTATTATGTGATGGGTTCAACCTGGAGACTGAAAAAGCAGCGATCTTCCAAGAGAATGCAAGGAGCTTTGGGCACAGCGTGGTCCAGCTTGAGGGATCCGG GTTTGTGGTTGGAGCCCCCCAGGAGATAAAGGCGGCCAACCAAACAGGCGGCCTCTACCAGTGTGACTACAGCACGGGCAAGTGTGACCCCATCCGCCTGCGG GTCCCCCTGGAGGCGGTGAACATGTCTCTGGGCCTGTCTCTGGCATTTGCCACCAAACCTTTCCGACTGCTG GCCTGTGGCCCCACTGTGCACCAAACTTGTAAGGAGAACACCTATGTGAATGGCTTATGCTTCCTGTTTGGACCCAACCTATGGCAGCAGCCCCAGAGTTTCCCAGAGAAGATCAGAG AGTGCCCTCGGCAGGACAGTGATATTGCCTTCTTGATTGATGGCTCTGGTAGCATCAACCCCATTGACTTTCAGCGGATGAAGGAGTTTGTCTCAACTGTGATGGATCGATTCAAGAACTCCAAAACCTTG GTGGGAGAAGCTTTCGACAATCCAAAACATCGGGAAGAGCTTAATACCATTGCATCCAAGCCTGCTCGTGATCACGTGTTTCGGGTGAATAACTTTGAAGCTCTGAAGACCATTCAAAACCAGCTTCAGGAAAAGATCTTTGCAATTGAGG GAGGAGGTACTCAGTCAGGAGGTACCAGCTCCTTTGAGCATGAGATGTCTCAGGAAGGCTTCAGTGCTGCCATCACCTCT AATGGCGTCTTGCTAGGTGCTGTGGGGAGCTTTGACTGGGCTGGTGGAGCCTTTCTTCATGTGTCAAAGGATAAATTCACCTTCATCAACACAACCAGGATAGATGCAGACATGAACGATGCTTACTTGG GTTATGCTGCGGAAGTCATCACGAGGAGCAGGGTACAAAACCTGGTTCTTGGGGCGCCTCGATATCAGCACATTGGCCTGGTGGTGATGTTCAAAGAGAATGCTGGTGCCTGGGAGGCCACCTCGGTCATCAAGGGCAGCCAG ATCGGCTCCTACTTTGgggcctccctctgctctgtggaCATTAACAGAGATGGCAGCTCTGACCTGGTCCTCATCGGGGCTCCCCATTACTATGACCAGACAAGGGGAGGCCAGGTGTCTGTGTGCCCCTTGCCTCGAGGG agggCAAAGTGGCAGTGTGGGGATGTTCTCCGTGGGGAGCAGGGCCACCCCTGGGGCCGCTTTGGAGCAGCCATGACAGTGCTGGGGGATGTGAATGGGGACAAGCTGACAGACGTGGCCATCGGGGCCCCAGGAGAGCAGGAGAACCAGGGTGCTGTCTACCTATTTCATGGAACCTCAGGACCGGGCATCCGTCTGTCCCACAGCCAG CGGATTCAAGGCTCCCAGGTCTCCCCTGGACTCCAGTATTTTGGTCAGTCACTAAGTGGGGGCCAGGACCTCACAATGGATGGCCTCGTGGACCTGGCCATAGGGGCCCAAGGCCGTGTGCTGCTGCTCAG ATCCCAGCCTGTGCTGAGCCTTGAGGTGACCATGGATTTCATACCCAAGGAAGTGGCAAGGAGTGTGTTTGAGTGTCATGAAAAGGTAGAGAAAGGCCAGATTGCTGGAGATGTCAAAGTTTGCCTCCGTGTCCGCAAGAACACAAGGGATCGGCTAGGAGAAG GAGAGATCCAGAGCACCGTTACCTATGACCTGGCTCTGGACCCAAGCCTTCCACATCCCCGAGTTGTCTTTGATGCGTCAAAGAACAGCACACGCAGACAGACAAGGATCATGAAGCTGAATCGAGAATGTGAAAGCCTAAAGCTACTGTTAGTG TATTGCGTGGAGGACTCAGTGGCCCCCATCGTCCTGCACTTCAACTATTCTCTGATGGGGGAGCCCTTGTCCTCATTCAAGGACCTCCAGCCAGTGCTGGCTGTGGACGCTCAGAGACACTTTACAGCTTTG ttTCCTTTCGAGCAGAATTGTGGCAATGATAGCATCTGCCACGATGACCTCAGCATCACCTTCACTTTTATGGG CCTGGACACCCTGGTGGTGGGTGGTCCCCGAGACTTCAATGTGACACTGACTGTGAGAAACCAGGGCGAGGACTCCTACAGGACTCAGGTCACCATCTTCTACCCACCTGGCTTGTCCTATCGGAGGGTGTCAATAGCCCAG AAGCCGCTCTCCTGGCGACGCTGGCGCCTGACTTGTGAGTCTGATGACTCCACCAATGGGCCTGAGGGCCTGAAGAACAGCAGTTGCAGCATACACCACCCCATCTTCCCAAACTCCTCAGAG GTCACTTTTAATATCACATTTGGTGTGCAATCCGATGCTTCCTTTGGAAACAGAATACTCCTCAAGGCCAATGTGACCAG TGAGAACAACACGACCAGGACCAACAAAACTGAATTCCAGCTGGAGCTGCCTGTGAAATACACTGTCTTTGTGGTAGTCACCAG CCATGAGACCTCCACCAAATATCTCAACTTCATAGCTGAGGAGAAGACCAGCCACAGTACAGAGCATAAGTATGAG TTAAACAACTTGGGACAGAGGAGCTTACCCATCAGTGTGGTCTTCTGGGTGCCCACCAAGCTGAACAACGTGACGGTGTGGGACAACCCCCAGCTCAGCTTTTCCAAG AACATCTCCAGCACATGCCATACCGAGGAGAGGGACCCCCTTCTCTCTGACTTCCTGCTGGAGCTTGAGAAGACTCCAGTTGTG aaCTGCTCCATTGCTGTCTGCCAGAGAATCCAGTGTGACATCCTGTCCTTTGACATCCAGGAAAAAGTCAATATCACCCTCCAAGGCAAACTCTCGTTTGACTGGTATATCAAG acGTCCACAAACTACCTTCAGGTGGTGAGCAAGGCAGAGGTCTCGTTTGATAATTCGAAGTTTGCCGTGCTTCCAGGACAGGAGGCATTTCTGAAGGCCCAG ACAGAAACCAAAGTGGAACTGAATGAAGTGCACAACCCTGTACCACTTATAGTGGGCAGCTCGGTGGGGGGACTGGTGCTTCTGGCCCTCATCACCGCTGCACTGTACAAG CTTGGCTTCTTCAAACGGCAATACAAGGACATGATGAGTGAAGCTGGTCCCGAAGATGCCCAGCCCCAGTAA